A stretch of DNA from Synergistaceae bacterium:
AGCGGCCTGCCAGAGCGGGTAGTCCTCCAGGGGAAGTCCCAGCATCCGACAGAGCCAGAAATCCATCGTCAGGGCGTCCCGCGCCCCGCCCAGCACGCCGAAGGGAAATGGCTTTCCGTTGGTGGGGCCCTGTCCGTCCATCCCGATCACCCCGTCCAGGATCGTCAGGAACCGGGGGGCGCGGAGCCGGGAAACGCCCGCCCACAGGTCCAGCAGCAGAGCGGCGAACAAATCCCGCTTCAGCCCGACGCTGTAGTGCCATTCCGCCTTGCGCCGGCCCACGACGCAGCCAAATAAATTTTTGACCCCCAGGGTCAGGAGCATCTGAGCGTGAGTTTTCATCTTGGGCAAATTGACGACGCAGTCGCTCTCCAGTATCCGGCGGGAAACCTCGATTTTGTGAAAGGCCGCGCCGGGGGCGGGAGGAAGGGGGACGGGGTCCGTCAGCTCCACGCAGGGCACGCCCAGATCCCGGGCCAAGTCCATCAGGCCCGCCTTTCGCGCCGCCCGTTCGAAGTTGTCGATCCCCGGGCTGTCGGCAATCACGGGATGTCCTCCCGCCTCCAGAACGACGCGGGCCACCGCCCGGACCACGGAGGGATCCGTCGTCACCCGCCGGTCCGGAGCGCAGCCCGAAACGAGGTTGACCTTCAGAAGTACCTCGGCTCCCGGCGTCACAAATGTTTCGACTCCTCCAAAATGAGCGAAGATATTTTCTACGGCGGAGTCGATGCTTTTTTGGTTGTAACCGTCCTGTTTCAGCAGCAGAACCTTATAGGCCATGTCCGGCTTCCTTCCGATCTTACAGCTTTACAGCGCGGCAAGAAGCTGAGCCGCAAAGACGATCAGCAGCAGGGCCGAAGGGTAGGTCGCCGCGTAGGCGGTGGCGACGCCGGTGCTTTTCGCGACTCCGATCAGGGCCCCAAGTCCCGGCGTGCTGGTCATCCCGCCGCAAATTGAGCTCAGCGCGTCCAGCTCGGAGAACCCGAGAAAACAGCGCGCGATGAAATAAGCGAGCAGCATGGGAAGCAGCGTAATCAGAGCGCCGGTGAAAAAAAGGCTCCAGCCGTACTGAGCGGCTACCTCCAGAAAACCCCTCCCCGCCGAGGTCCCTGCCGCCGCCAGGAAAAGAATCAGGCCCACCTCCCGAAGAACGTTCAGGGTGGTCCCGGGAACCCGACAGGAAAACCTCCAGACCCTTCCCCACGCCCCCACCAGAAGCCCGCTGAGCAGAGGACCGCCGGAGGTCCCGAGGCTGAACGCCCCGCCTCCGGGCATGGGAACGCGCGCCTGTCCGATGAGAAGCCCCAAAATAATGGAAACCGCGAAGGGACAAAGCCCCAGCGAGTCCACCACCACCAGATTTTCCGGAATTTTTTTCGCGGATTCCTCAGCCGCCCTGTCCAGCGCCGCCGCGGCCGCCGCCACGTCGCTGCGGGTCAGCCGTGGCATGAGCTGCACGAACAGCACCACCCCCACCACGCCGAAGGGATACGCTATCCCGTAGCCGGTGGAGGCCATCGCGTCTCCCGTGGTCTCCAGCGCCGCCGCAAGGCCGGGCGTGCTGGTCAGAGCGCCGGTCATCACCCCCACCGCGAGGGCCTTTGGAATGTGGAACCCCTTCATCGCCAGAACGGTGGTCAGAGCCCCGATCACGATGATGAACCCTCCGAGAAAAATGTAAGCCATCGCCTGTTTTTTCAAATTCTGCACAAAGGCGGGCCCCGCCATCAGTCCCACAGACCCCACAAAACAGGCCAGCCCCAGATTTTGCAGAAGCGGCGACACCGTAAAACCGTAGTGTCCAAACACCAGCCCCACCAGCAAAACTCCCGAAGAACCAAGCCTCAGACCGGCCAGTTCGAACCTGCCAACCAGATACCCGCAGGCCAGGATCGAAAACAATACGGTCATCTCCATCGCCAATCCACTCACCACTTCCTGCATTTATCTGCTTCTATTATACGATGAAAAATATACGACGAAAAAAGCCGCCCTCGCGGGCGGCCTGCGCGGTACATCGTTAAATTCAGTAAATCAGGCT
This window harbors:
- a CDS encoding DUF362 domain-containing protein; translation: MAYKVLLLKQDGYNQKSIDSAVENIFAHFGGVETFVTPGAEVLLKVNLVSGCAPDRRVTTDPSVVRAVARVVLEAGGHPVIADSPGIDNFERAARKAGLMDLARDLGVPCVELTDPVPLPPAPGAAFHKIEVSRRILESDCVVNLPKMKTHAQMLLTLGVKNLFGCVVGRRKAEWHYSVGLKRDLFAALLLDLWAGVSRLRAPRFLTILDGVIGMDGQGPTNGKPFPFGVLGGARDALTMDFWLCRMLGLPLEDYPLWQAALARNMEQCALDERDLSGDFPLDHVWSGVNIPRLDRLSVIPGLERLPFGRALEQALTSRPVHRPDRCAGCGKCAEICPAGAIVLREKKLTFNYKKCIRCYCCHEMCPVNAIEFRDGLMMKVMKFFGK
- a CDS encoding permease yields the protein MQEVVSGLAMEMTVLFSILACGYLVGRFELAGLRLGSSGVLLVGLVFGHYGFTVSPLLQNLGLACFVGSVGLMAGPAFVQNLKKQAMAYIFLGGFIIVIGALTTVLAMKGFHIPKALAVGVMTGALTSTPGLAAALETTGDAMASTGYGIAYPFGVVGVVLFVQLMPRLTRSDVAAAAAALDRAAEESAKKIPENLVVVDSLGLCPFAVSIILGLLIGQARVPMPGGGAFSLGTSGGPLLSGLLVGAWGRVWRFSCRVPGTTLNVLREVGLILFLAAAGTSAGRGFLEVAAQYGWSLFFTGALITLLPMLLAYFIARCFLGFSELDALSSICGGMTSTPGLGALIGVAKSTGVATAYAATYPSALLLIVFAAQLLAAL